DNA from Tepidisphaeraceae bacterium:
TAGTCGCGGTCGGCGTACAGGTTGAACGGCGGGCGCAAAAATTGCCCGGTGACGTTGTGGTTGATGAATCCCTGCAACAGCAGGAACGGCGCGCCGCCGATGATCAACAGCGCCAGAGTGCGCGCGAGCGAGCGCATTTTCGTGCCCCGTTGGGGTGCCACGGGCGGTTCGTCCGCCCGTGTTTTTGATCCCGAAGTAAGACACGGGCGGGCAAGCCGCCCGTGGCACACGTTCACCACCATCGCCAGCCCGATCGGCAGCGCGAAGATGAGCGCATCGAGCGGCCGCGTGATCGCGCCCCAGCCGCAGAGGGCCCCGATCAGCAGCGTCCACCGCCAACGGCCCTCGCCGGCGTTGCGCCAGCGCAACCACGCCCATGTGGCGGCCAACCCCAGCAGCATCACGGGAATGCGCGACGCGACCATCGTCGAACAGATGCGCAGCCACATCAGCGACACCATCAACAGCGCCGCCAGCAGGCCGTCGAAGTCGCTCAGCAGTTCTGCAACGATGCGGTAAACCAACCCCACGATCGCGGCCGCCGCCAGCAGTGGGATGATCCAAGGCGCCCACCCCAGCCACACGCCCGGCACGAACATCATCGCGGCGCCAGGGAAGTAAATCGACGTGTAGACCGGCTTCACCAGGATGTGCATGGACTCGAAGAAGTCCGCCAACTCGTGCTGCGGCATCCAGAACCGCCCGCCGGCAAGCATTCGGGTCTGCAGGATATAACTGAAGTCGTCGGCGAAGACCGGCTTCAGCACGCGGCCCTGCGTGAGAGCGGTAAATGCGAGGTAGGCGCCGGACGCGACGATGACGCCCACCGTCACCCATCGCCGCCTTGGGGCCGCGATGGTGTCGATCGCGTCGACGGCGCGCAGTACGGACTGTCGCAGGGGTGGAATCGCCGCAGCGACGCACACGCCGACCAGCATCCACAGCTGAAAGTTCCGTCCCCACAAGCCGTGGCCGACCACCAGCCACATCTGCACGCCCAACACCAATAGCAGCGGCACCGCGACGCGCTGCATCGATCGACTTAGCGGAAGTTGGACCGGCGGTGGCATCACACGTCGAAGTACTTCGCCTGCGGGTGGTGAACGACAATCGCATCGGTGCTCTGCTCAGGGATCAGCATGAAGTTCTCGCTGAGCGTGACGCCGATCGTATCGGGGTGCAGCAGCTGCACGATCTTGGCACGGTCTTCCAAGCTGGGGCAAGCGCCGTAGCCGAAGCTGTACCGACTGCCGCGATAACCCTGCTGGAAGAGCTGCGGGATCTTCGTCGCGTCCTCGCTGCCAAAGCCCAGTTCCTGACGAACATGCTTGTGCCACAGTTCCGCCAGCGCTTCGGCACATTCGACGCCGAAACCGTGCAGGTAGAGGTAGTCCTGGTAGCGGTTCTCCTTGAACAGCTCCTGGGCCATTTCGGACGCGCGATCTCCAACGGTTACCAGCTGCAGTGCCAGCACGTCATACTGGCCCGACTGCTTCGAGCGGAAGAAATCCGCGACGCAGAGCCGCCGTGGCGTGTTTTGGCGCGGGAAGCTGAACCGCAGTTGCTCGCGTGGCGTTCGGTAGGCGGTGATCTCCTTGCCGCCGTGCTTCACGCCGCAGTCGCACTTGATCGGGTCGAACTCGTCGGTGTGGTAGACGATGACGTCGTCGCCGTCGCTTTGCACCGGGAAGTAGCCGTACACCACCTTCGGCGACAGCAGCTTTTCCGCCACCGCCCGCTTCTTCAGTTCCTCGAACACCGGCCGGGCCTTCTCGTCCAGCAGCTTCTCGTAAGCCGCGTCGTCCAGGCCCTTACGCTTGAAGTCCCATTGGCCGACGAAGAGCGCGTTGGGGTTGATGTACGGGTACAGCCCGTTGGCCGACACGTTCGTCACCTCCCGGCGGCCCCAGAACGGGGGCATCGGCACGGGATTGTCCGTGGCCACATTCGACCGTTCCGGCAGGTTCTCTACGACCTTCGGCTTCACGGCGTTGGCACGCAAATCGGCACGGCGCTTGCCGTCGGCCTGTTGGGCTTCGAAGGCTTTCTCACCCTCGCCAGTAACGATGCGATCCATGGTGGATAGCCCACCAAACGCGTCCTTACAGTAGAACAGATGGCCCTTGTACAGGTTGGCCAGCTCGTTCACCGCGTAATCCTTCGTGAGCGCCGCCCCACCCAGCAGCACCGGCACGCCAATGCCGGCGGCGTTCATCTCCTCCAGATTTTCCTTCATCACGGCCACGCTCTTCACGAGCAACCCGCTCATGCCGACGGCGTCGGCGTTCTTCTCCTTGGCGGCGCGCATGATGTCGGCCACGGGCTGCTTAATGCCCAGGTTGTAAACCGTGTAGCCGTTGTTGGTCAGGATGATGTCGACGAGGTTCTTACCGATGTCGTGCACGTCTCCCTTCACGGTCGCCAACACGATCTTGCCCTTGCTGCTGCCCTCGATCTTCTCCATGAACTGCTCGAGGTGCGCCACCGACGCCTTCATCGTCTCGGCGCTTTGCAGCACGAACGGCAGCTGCATCTGCCCGCTGCCGAACAGCTCGCCGACGACCTTCATGCCTTCCAGCAGGATGTTATTCACGATCTCCAGCGGCGAGTACTTCTCACGCGCTTTGTCGAGGTGAACGATGAGGTCGCGCTTCTCGCCATCGATGATGTGGCTCTTGAGGATGTCCTCAATCGACATGTCATCGTACTTCCCGCGCGACGCCTCAGGCTTGGCGCCGCCGGCATCGTCGGGGAACAGGCTGATGAAGTGCGTCAGCGGATCGAACTGGTCACGCCGGCGGTCATAAATCAGGTCGAGCGCCGCGTTCCACTGCTCGTCCGGGATGCGGTTTTTCGGCAAGATCTTTGATGCGTGGACGATGGCGCCCGTCAGCCCCGCCTCGCGCAACTCGTGCAGGAACGCGCTGTTCAGCACCACGCGGGCCGCGGGCTTCAGGCCGAAGCTGACGTTCGACAGGCCGACGACGGTGTGGCAATCGGGCAGCTGCTGGCTGATCAGCCGCGTGCCCTCGATCGTCT
Protein-coding regions in this window:
- a CDS encoding glycosyltransferase family 39 protein, whose product is MQRVAVPLLLVLGVQMWLVVGHGLWGRNFQLWMLVGVCVAAAIPPLRQSVLRAVDAIDTIAAPRRRWVTVGVIVASGAYLAFTALTQGRVLKPVFADDFSYILQTRMLAGGRFWMPQHELADFFESMHILVKPVYTSIYFPGAAMMFVPGVWLGWAPWIIPLLAAAAIVGLVYRIVAELLSDFDGLLAALLMVSLMWLRICSTMVASRIPVMLLGLAATWAWLRWRNAGEGRWRWTLLIGALCGWGAITRPLDALIFALPIGLAMVVNVCHGRLARPCLTSGSKTRADEPPVAPQRGTKMRSLARTLALLIIGGAPFLLLQGFINHNVTGQFLRPPFNLYADRDYPQTSYGLHAFDPTVRPESALKVKQDAYDQWVVPLVKEQQPDAIANAWLSKRVPMTFECILPHAFLLALVPVGLLGMNARRWVVVSVLPLFLGGYGLYTFFLHPYTLMAAPAAVLLVLAGRHVLATALPARGWTATFLIGSLITLPLTSLPETNRFVYDQQWPYVHQSVDDALATVQPPAIVLFHYGDDNAEFAKWPVFNSDVAWPDDAPVIRAIDLGPRNAELFRYYAARQPDRQVYRYDLDSEVIHEIGNVRELAGSNP
- the metH gene encoding methionine synthase — its product is MRLPFLDLVKQRVVVLDGAMGSNLQTRPLDVQKDWWGQENISEVLNFSRPDVIQEIHEIFLEVGCDAVETNTFGANKIVMAEADMLDRVFENNKVAAEIARRACDKFETPERPRYVIGSIGPGTKLVTLGQTDWDTMEDSYAEQVRGLLAGGADVLLIETQQDLLAIKCAVSAANIAFKEAGRRLPIMVQASFDTNAGQQMLTGSDPSSFVTSLASYRDIDVLGVNCAFGPPELTETVRFIAENWPRYVSALPNAGLPVMDDKGRAFFPMTPPDFTKGIMRFVDEFGVNVVGGCCGTMPEHLGMLCDALGIGAKPKGKPAGHSAKPRNVIDKPQVSSLISATDIRQDLSYLIVAERTNTNGSRQFKRLLQEEDWDGLVSMARDEVRDGSHVLDVCVDFVGRDGVRDMHEVVRRYVNSVNVPLMLDSTNPDVMEAGLKLAGGRCILNSMNLEDGEERIAHICGIAKKYGAAVVAGTIDEDKENAMARTAERKISIARRIRDLAVEKYGMRDGDIMFDPLVLPISTGIEEDRRNALETIEGTRLISQQLPDCHTVVGLSNVSFGLKPAARVVLNSAFLHELREAGLTGAIVHASKILPKNRIPDEQWNAALDLIYDRRRDQFDPLTHFISLFPDDAGGAKPEASRGKYDDMSIEDILKSHIIDGEKRDLIVHLDKAREKYSPLEIVNNILLEGMKVVGELFGSGQMQLPFVLQSAETMKASVAHLEQFMEKIEGSSKGKIVLATVKGDVHDIGKNLVDIILTNNGYTVYNLGIKQPVADIMRAAKEKNADAVGMSGLLVKSVAVMKENLEEMNAAGIGVPVLLGGAALTKDYAVNELANLYKGHLFYCKDAFGGLSTMDRIVTGEGEKAFEAQQADGKRRADLRANAVKPKVVENLPERSNVATDNPVPMPPFWGRREVTNVSANGLYPYINPNALFVGQWDFKRKGLDDAAYEKLLDEKARPVFEELKKRAVAEKLLSPKVVYGYFPVQSDGDDVIVYHTDEFDPIKCDCGVKHGGKEITAYRTPREQLRFSFPRQNTPRRLCVADFFRSKQSGQYDVLALQLVTVGDRASEMAQELFKENRYQDYLYLHGFGVECAEALAELWHKHVRQELGFGSEDATKIPQLFQQGYRGSRYSFGYGACPSLEDRAKIVQLLHPDTIGVTLSENFMLIPEQSTDAIVVHHPQAKYFDV